Below is a genomic region from Actinomyces weissii.
GACTACGTGGCCATCGGCCAGCTGCTGGACGCCGTCAACCTGGAGATCGAGGTCGCCCAGTCCCGCGACGCCAACCAGATGACCGGCATCCCCACCGGCTTCACCGAGCTGGACGAGCTGACCGGGGGCCTGCAGGCGGGGCAGATGGTGATCGTGGCGGCCCGCCCCGCCATGGGCAAGTCCACCCTGGCGCTGGACTTCTGCCGCTCCGCCTCCATCCGGCACGGCAAGACCAGCTGCTACTTCTCCCTGGAGATGGGCCGCATGGAGATCATGATGCGTCTGCTCTCCGCGGAGGCGGCGGTGGAGCTGACCAAGCTGCGCGGCGGCATGTCCATGAGCGACCAGGACTGGCTGGACCTGGCCCAGGCCTACAACCCGGTGGACTCGGCCCGCCTGTTCATTGACGACTCCCCGAACCTGACCATGCCGGAGATCCGCTCCAAGTGCATCCGCATGAAGGACCAGGAGGACCTGGGCATGGTGGTGATCGACTACCTGCAGCTGATGAGCTCGGGCAAGCGGGTGGAGTCCCGCCAGCAGGAGGTCTCCGAGTTCTCCCGCCAGCTCAAGCTGCTGGCCAAGGAGCTGGAGATCCCGGTGATCGCGGTGGCCCAGCTCAACCGTGGGCCGGAGCAGCGTGAGGGCAAGAAGCCCCAGATGAGCGACCTGCGTGAGTCCGGCTCCCTGGAGCAGGACGCTGACATCATCATGCTGCTGCACCGGCCCAGCTACTACGACCCCGAGCAGCGCCCCGGCGAGGCCGACATCATCGTGGCCAAGCACCGTAACGGTGAGACCCGCACGATCCCGGTGGCCTTCCAGGGGCATATGGCGCGCTTCGCCAACATGGCGCGCGACGTCGCCCCCGAGCCCGCCTACGAGTAGGGAAGCGGGGGAGGCCGGGGCTGGTCTGGGACTGGCGGGGCAGGGCAGGGGACTAGATGGTGCCTGGCGGGGCCGGTTGGGGCCTGAACCGGGCCTGAACCGGGCCGGAGCCTCAGCGGGCCACGGCGGCCGGGAAAGGGCCCCGGGGGCATAGGCTGGGGGCGTGCTTGTGGCCTTCTCCGTGTCCCCCACCACCACCGACGCGCCGGACGGCTCGGTCAGCGAGGCGGTGGCGCGCGCCGTCGCCGTCGTGCGCGCCTCCGGCCTGCCCAACGAGACCACCTCCATGTTCACCACCCTGGAGGGGGAGTGGGACGAGTGCATGGCGGTGGTCAAGGCCGCCTGCCAGGCCGTGGCGGAGGTCAGCCCGCGCGTGGCCCTGGTGCTCAAGGCCGATATCCGCCCCGGCTGGACCGGCCAGCTAACCGCCAAGGTCGAGCGCGTGGAGCAGCACCTGCAGGCGCACCCCTAGACGCCGGGGCGGCCAGGCGGCTCACGCCCAAGCGTGCGATGCCTAGGTGTGAGCGGGCACAGGTTGTATGGGGGCTTCCCGTACATGAGCACGGCAGACCTGCCGTACGTCTGCCGCTCAGGCCGCCCTCAGGCCAGCAGGTCCTCCCACCAGGCGCTGAACGTGGGGCAGCGCTCCAGCACGGCCTGCAGGCCGGCCTCAGCCACCAGCAGCGGGCCTGCCCCGGGGCGTCCTTGGGGTAGGCGTAGTAGTCCAGCAGCAGACCGACCTTGCTCAGGTAGCTGGTGGCCAGGAACTGCCGCAGCCGCTTCTCATAGTGACTCCAGCTGCCACCACCCCGGTGGGTCGCGGCGGAGCTCGCTGACGTGATGACGACCGACGGGACCAGGTGGACGTCTCGTGAGAGGGCTGCCGGAGCCAGCACGTTCTTGACCAGCTCCTCCTCGGTCTGCCCCTCCACCAGCACGAGGACCTTCCTCATGCGCCGCTCCCCTCGGCTGCGGGGCGGCCTCCCAGCAGGTTCATCTCCCACAGGTTCCCGGTGGAGTACTCCTCCAGGAAGCCCTCCAGCTGTGCGGGGTCCGGCCGCCTGGCCTGGGTGGCGCCGTCGACCCGTTCCAGCACCGCCACCTCCTCCACCCCGTAGTGGGACAGCAACGGCACGGACTGGGTGGCCAGGATGACCTTGTGGCCGTTGCGGCCCGCCACCCGTGTCATCTCCGCCAGCAGGCCGATAGCCGCCGGGTGCAGGCCCAGCTCGGGCTCGTCCAGGACCACGGTGGCAGGCAGGTCCGGGCCCAGCAGCAGCGTCGCCAGGCAGATGAAGCGCAGCGTGCCGTCGCTGGCCTCACGTGCTGAGAACACCCGGTCCATACCCTTCTGGCGCCAGCGCAGGCGGATGCGCTCGTTCTTGCTGGGCACCAGCACGAAGTCGTCAAAGAACGGGGTTACGTGCCGCACCGCCGTCACGATGCGCCGGTAGTGCTGCGGGTGCTCCTCCTTGACCTTGTACAGGTAGGCGGCGATGTTCTGCGCGTCCGAGCGCAGGGCCAGGTCGTCACCCAGGGTGGACCAGCTCTTGACCGGCGCGGTCGCTGAGACGTCGTCAAAGTGGAAGACCCGGCACCCCTGCAGGATCGGGCCCACGTGCTTGGCGAAGCCGCTGAGCCGGTCCCCGGCCGCCGACTCGGACAGGCTGCGGACCTGGCTGCTGGTGCCCGAGCCCAGGTCCTCCGCGAAGGGCCGCTCCCGGTCCCGCCCAGCCTGGAACAGGAGCCACTCGTGCAAGGTGGCTAGGTCCGTGTCCTTCCAGTCCTCCCGGAGCTCCACCCGGTAGCCGTTGCGCTTGTCCTCCTCGTTGAAGCCGGAGGTCAGCTCGATCCGGACGCGCCCGGCCCGGGTCTGGGCGTCCTCGAACAGCAGGTTGCTGATGCCGCCGCGCTGCTGCAGGTACTCCTGGAAGGAGCCGTCCCAGATACGGGCCACCAGCTCCAGGGCGCTGACCAGGTTCGACTTGCCGGAGCCGTTGGCGCCGATCAGCACGGTCACCTCCGTGCTCAGGTCCAGCGTGAGGTTGCGGATCGACGCCAGCCCCTCCACCTTCAAGGTCCCCAGTCCACGACTCATGCTCCTGAGTGTATCCAGCCCGGTTCCGCTGGGCGGGTGGGGCCCACCCGGGGCTGGTACGGCCTGCCGGTCCGCTCCCCGGCCCTGGCTGCGCCCCCTCAGGCCAGCAGGGACAGCACCAGGGCGGCGGAGCGGGCGGCCGCCTCCTCCACCCCGATGTGGAACTCCTGGCCTGCCTCCGGGCCGCACAGGTCGGACACGCCCCGCACCGACACGAAGGGCACACCAGCTCCCGCCGCCACCTGCGCCAGCGCCGTGGACTCCATGTCCGTGCTCAGTGACGCCGGGAAGGTCTCGCGCGTGCCCGCCACGTTCTGCGCCGTCACGAAGGACTGCCCCGCCAGCATCAGGCCCCGGTGCAGGCGGGCCGCCCCGGAGGACGGGGTCGCCCGGCGCAGCGCCTCCAGGCGCCCCCCCAGCAGGTCCAGGCTGCGGGTGTCCCCGGCGTAGAGCACCGGCATACCAGGTACCTGGCCGGGTGCGTAACCGAAGGCGGTGGCGTCGGCGTCGGTGTAGCTGAGCGTGTCCGAGACGCACACGTCCCCCACCTCCACCTGCCGTCCCAGCCCGCCGGCGGTGCCTGCGGAGACCACGATCTCCGGGCGTACGGCGGTTAGCACCGTGGCCAGCGCCGCGGCGGCGTTGACCAGGCCGATCCCGCTGCGCACCAGCACCAGCTCCCGTGGCCCCGCCGGAACCGGCGGCAGCGCCAGGCTCACCACGCCCCCGGGACCCGGCAGCGGCGGCAGGGGATCCGCTCCCTCCAGCGGCTCCAGGGCCTCCACGAAAGGCTGGGCCTCCTGCGGCATGGCCACCACCACGACGGCGCTGACCGGGCGGGGCGGGCAGTTCTGCACAGAACTCGAGCTGCTCATGGGTCCGAGCCTAGCCGCCCCCGCCCCTGCCACCTGGCCCGGACCGCGCTGAAACCGCCGTCGCCGCCCCCGCAGCTGCCGCTGCTGCACTCGGACCGCGCTGAAACTGCTGCCTTTCAGCCGCCTGGCTGACTCGCTGCCCACCCCGTCACGGGGTTAGCCTGTGCTGACGCACTACCGAGGGAGAACAGCTGTATGGCAGGCAAGTCCGCAGCCCAGCGGGTCGGCAGGCTGATAACCGCCGTCAAAGGCCACGACTACCACGTGGACGAGGCCCTACCCGGCAGCTACCTGCTAGGTGTCCTGGCGCAGCGCGCCATCATGAAGGCCCGGGGCGTGGCCCGCACCGGCCTGGGCCGCAAGGTGTTCCTGGGGCGCGGGGCCCGCCTGCGCGGGGCCAGCCGCTTCCGCTGCGGCCGCGGCTGCACGATCGCTGAGGGCGCCTACCTGGACGCCATGAGCACCGACGGCGTCGTGTGGGGCAGCAACGTCTCCCTGGGCCGCAACTCGCGGATCGAGTGCGTAGGCAGCCTGGAGCACCTGGGCAAGGGGATGCGCGTGGGCGACAACACCGGCCTGGGCACCGACTGCCTCTACGGCGCGGCCGGGGGCATAAGCATCGGCAGCAACGTGATGGTCGGCAACTACGTCAGCTTCCACTCCGAGAACCACGTGCACACGGACACCGCCCGCCCCATGCGGGAGCAGGGCGTCACCCACCAGGGCATCAGCGTGGGCGACGACGTGTGGATCGGCGCCAAGGCCACCGTCCTGGACGGGGCGCGCATAGGACGGGGCGTGATCATTGCCGCCGGGGCGGTGGTCACGGCCGGTGAGTACGAGGACTACGGCATCTACGGGGGCGTGCCCGCCAGGAAGATCGGCAGCCGCCAGGCCTGAGCCTGCTGGGCCGCTGCCGACGACGGCGCCCCGGCGCGGTCTGCCCAGGCGTGGCCGCCCCGTTGCGGTCCGCTGGGGTCAGGGTACGGCGGCTCGCCGGGGTGCGCCCTGGTCCCGCCTGCTCTGCCCAGACGCAGCCTGTTTCAGCACCTGCTGCCGGGGCCGGGTCCTGCCAGGGCCGCAGTGGCCTGCCGGCTCAGGGGCGCGGCAGGGCGTTGACCCGCCGGTACCAGCGCACCAGCTGGGCCAGCAGCATCAGCAGGTTGAAGACTGCCAGCCCTACGTACAGCCAGCGCCAGCCGGTCCACCAGCCCAGCAGCAGCATGGTCACCACCTGGAAGCCGTAGTCCAGGCCGGTGGCGATCACTGAGTTCAGCAGCGAGCTGCGCGGCTGCTGGGCCACCGCGCCGGAATGCTTGGTGCCTGCGGCCCGCTCCAGCTGGTCCGTGAGGATCATGGTGAAGAACCACACGCAGGCCACCACGGAGAAGCCCAGGGGCACCAGCACCGTCCACACCGGCCAGCCCTGAAGGTGCCGGAACCACAGGATCGCCACCACCAGGTGCAAGGAGGCCTGCTTGGTGGCGTCAATGACGTGGTCCAGCCACTCCCCGGCGGGGCTGCCACCGCCCCGCAGGCGCGCCAGCTGGCCGTCGGCGGAGTCCAGCGCGTAGCCCAGGGCCAGCAGCACTGCCACGACCAGGCCGTGCAGCCAGGTGGGGGAGGTGGTGGCCAGCAGGGTCAGCCCCCCGAAGGTGAAGACCGCGCTGATCCCGGTAACCTGGTTGGGGGTCAGGCCCAGCTTGAAGGCGCTGGCGGCCAGCAGGCCGCCCAGGGGGCGGTTGAGCCAGCGTGAGTACGCCGGGGCGTTGCGGTTGCTCTTCTGGGCGCCACGCAGGGCTTTGTGCACCTGCGACCAGGGCTGGCTGCGGTCGGCCAAGGCCTTTGCCATCGAGTTTCTCTCCTGAGAGTTCCGGTGTTGCACGCTCAAGCAGGCGCAGCCGGGTAAGCAGCGGTTATCTCACGGGGCAGCAGGTGCTTGCTGGCCCCGGACGCTACCACGCGGCGGCGGGCTGGCAGGAGGCGCGAGTCCCAACTGCCGCACTGTTTTTCAGGTAGCAATAGGCTGCAGGCAGAAAACTGTGGACTTGGTGCAGGTTCTGAGGCGTCCCGGTGGTCTAGGGCCGTGGCCTGCGTGCACCGCCCGCAGGCCACAGGCAGGTCAAGGGCGGGTACGGTGGCGCAGCCAGGGGTCTACCACCGAGTGGAAGCGACCGGAGAAGGTGCGGCGCACGCAGTGCGGGGCCCCCTCGACCACGGCGGTGCTGATAGCGGGCTGCCGCTTGGTGATCGCCTCCAGCAGGTCCCTGTCCACGATGACGTCCTCGGCGGTGCCGGTCACCAGCAGCGTGGGCACGCTCAGGGAGTCCACGACCTCCTGCCACGACGTCGTCGGGCCGGTGCAGCCGGTCCTGATGAAGGCCTGGTCGCAGTCCACCACTCCCTTGACGCTGGCGGCGACCTCCCGGTGGGACCAGGTGGGGTTCTCCTGGACCTCCTTGTTGAAGCGTGCCTGCGGGTCGGCGGCGATCTCCTGGACCGTGCGCAGCCGCTTCTGGGCGCTGGCGCGCGTCTGCTTGCGGCGGGCGGGAGTGGTGAATGCCGGGTCCTCCGCGACCACCGCGGTGACCAGCTCCGGCCGACGCGCCGCCACCACCAGGGAGGTCACCCCGCCCATGGAGTGGCCGACCAGCACCACCGGGCCGGAGGCGGGGCCCTCACCGTCCAGCCCCTGGGCGTGGACCTGCTCCAGGACCTCCGTCAGGTCCTGCACCAGGCGCTCGCCAGCCAGCTCCGGGGTAGCCAGGTCGGGCTCCTCCCAGCGGGGGGAGGCGCCGTGCCCGCGGGCGTCCAGGGCCAGCACGCGGTACCCCTGCCCGACCCAGGCCTCTACGGCCTCCACCCAGCAGGCGGCGCTGTCGGTGATGCCGTGGGAGAGGACCAGCAGCGGGGCGGTGGGGTCGGTGGTGGGGCCGAATACCTCGCGGGCCAGGGGGGCGTTGCTGACAGTCAGGGTGCTCACGGGATCACTGTAGACGCCGTGTTGCCAAGCCGTTCCTTGCGGAGGTCTAGCACCCTCATTGTGTGCGGGGCCGTTTCGGTCGGCTGCGGGCCGTGCCCGGGCGGTTGCGGAGCGGTGGCGGCCGCTGGCCTGCGGTTACGGCCCAGGGGGCGGGTAGCCGGGCTCAGGCCACGGGGATCTCGAAGACCTCGTTGTCGCGCGGGGCGGATGAGTAGATCACCCAGACGCGCGCGGAGAGCAGCTCGAACTCTATCCGCACCACCGAGGGTCCGCCCAGGGCCTGCGGCACCTCTACGACGCGGGCCTTCGCCTCGATCGAGAAGCGCCCCCAGCAGGGCTGCGGCGTGGAGCCAGCCAGGGTGACCCGGGAGTGTGAGCGCACGTGCGCCACCTTGCTGGAGGTCGCCTTGGTCAGCAGGCTCGCGTAGCCGCAGCGGTTCTCCGCGTCCGCCAGCATCAGGACCGGCTGGGTGTGCGGGGCGCCGTCCGGGCCGACCGTAGTGAGCAGGACACGGCGGCCAGGTCCGAGAAGGGTCGGGACGGTGGGGAGAACTGACTCGACGTCAATAGTTCCCGGTGTGATCGCACTGGGGATGGTCATGTCTCCATCCTGACAGGGGGTAGAAGGGGGTTGAGGGTTTGGGTGCCCTTTGTGCGGATTATTCAACCGCTTATGCGCCACGCCTGCAAGATTAGTGACCAAGATGAAATAACCCAGTTAGATAGGCAAACCCCAGAGGTGGGTGTCTAGGCCCAGGGCCGTGTCCACCTCGCCCTTTTGAGCCGCCCCGCCCCCGGACCTCACCCAGGCTGCTGACCGGGGATGACCGTCTCCCACTGCGCGCGGGCGGCCAGGAACCGGCCCACCGCCGCCTGCGCCCCCGCCAGGGAGTGGTTCGCCCCCCAGCCGCACTGCACCTCGTTGGCGGCCGGGACCGCCGTCGCCGCCAGCACGTCCTGGCAGGTGGCCTCCAGCAGAGGCAGGAACTCTGCCGGCTCCAGCCCCAGGGTCAGGGCGTAGAAGCCGGTCTGGCAGCCCATCGGGCTCCAGTCCACCAGGCGGTCGGTGTGGTTGCGCATCAGCTCAGCCACCAGGTGCTCTACCGAGTGCACCGTCGCCATCTCCAGGTGCTCCTGGTTCGGCTGGCAGAAACGCACGTCGTACTTGACCAGCTCGTCACCGCCGGGCAGGCGCTTGCGGTCCGCCACCCGCACGAAGGGCGCCGCCACCTGGCGGTGGTCCAGGTTGAAGGACTCCACGTTCATACGAGGCTTCGTCCGGGGGCTGCTGGTCTGCGGGCAGGACTCGCTGTGCTCACTCATGAACCCAGGCTACGACGGCGCCCCAGGCACAATCAGCACATGCCCAGCGCCGATACGCAGCCCGTGCCCGGAGCCACCGCGTCCCCTGACCCTACGGCGGGCGCGAGTCCGTGGCCCCAGCCGCAGGCCGCCGCCCCCACGGCTGTCACGGCTGCCGCAGCCGCCACGTCCACTCCCGCCGCTGCTACGTCCGCTTCCAGGGCTGCTGCCGCCACCCCCGCGGCTGTCGCAGCCGTGCGCACCACCACCCCGACGCCCGCCCCCGGCGTCGCCCTCCCGCCTGAGCCGCTCGCCCGCATCGAGGCCGGGCAGCCGGGAGCCCCCACCCTGGTGCTGCTCCACGGCGTCACCAGCTGCGCGGCCGCCCAGGCGGAGGCCGTACGGCACTGGGTCGCCCGCGGCTACCGGGTGGTGGCCCTGGACGCCCGCGGTCACGGCCTGTCCCCGCGCTGGGGCGCCGCACAGCTGGAACGCGCCGGGGAGGTCCTGGTGGAGGACCTGCGCGCCGTCTTGGAGGACCTGGCCGCCCAGGCCCGCGCCCGGGCCGCCGCCGGGCTGCCTACCGCCCTGGACACCACCGGCAGGCCCCGGCCTCCTGTCGTGCTGGGCCACTCCATGGGGGCTGCTACCGCCATGGTGCTGGCCGGACGCCACCCAGAGCTGGTCAGCGGCGTCGTCCTGGAGGACCCCGCCCTGTACGGCACCCGCAGCGAGGCAGAGCTCCTGGCCAGGGGGGCGGCACGGGAACGTGCCCGGGCCGCCCAGGCGGCTGACCCCACCACCGCCCTGGCTCAGGCCGCGGGCAGGCCCCTCCTGGAGGTGCTGCCCAGCGTATGGGCCAGCCAGTGCTGTGACCCCGCACTGCTGCGCACCGGCGTCGTGGCCCCGGAAGTGCCCTGGGAAGAGGCCCTGGCGGCGCTGCGCGTACCCACCCTGCTGCTGACCGGCAACCAGCCCGCCAGCGCCCGGCTGGGAGAGGACGGCCTGGCCCGGGCCCGGCAGCTGAACCCCCGTGTCCAGGTGGTGCTGGTGGACGGCGCAGGCCACCAGGTGCGCAGCACCCGTCCTCGGCAGTACTACTCCGCCGTGGAGCGCTGGCTGGGGCGGCTGCCTCTCAATCCGTGACCAAGTGGTGGCTGCGTGGGAGGATCGTCCTATGACCGTTAGAACCAGACGCCCTGTCGTCCCGGACGTACCGTCCCCCCGCAGCCAGGGGGAGTCCATTGCCACCGTAATGGCCATGCTCACGGTGGCGGCGGTGGGCGTGTACTTTGTGCGCAGCCTGATCGGCCCAGCGTTCTTCGCCCTCACGCTGGTCATCACGGTGCGGCCGATGGTGTCCTGGCTGGTGCGTCGGCACGTGCCCCGGCTGCTGGCCGCGACCTTGGCGCTGGCCTCGATCTTCGCCTTCGTTATGGCCATGTTCGTGGCCCTGGGGGTGGCGGTGGCCCAGCTGGTGGACACCCTGCCTGGCTACTCCGAGCGCTTCCAGCAGCTGTGGGGGCAGGTCCTGCGCCACCTCGTCAAGGTGGGGGTGGACCAGGACACGCTGCTCAAGCAGCTGAGCTCCATGATCGACACCCAGAAGGCGGTCTCGCTGGCCCAGGAGCTGCTGGTCCAGCTCTCCTCCATGGGCTCGATCCTCACCCTGCTGGCGCTAACGGTCGCCTTCATCATCTTTGACACGTCCAGGATCGAGGGCCGCACCGCCGCCCTTGTGGAGCTCAAGCCCGGCCTGGCCTCCGCGCTGGCGGACTTTGCGCAGTCGGTGCGCTCCTACTGGATGGTCTCCACCATCTTCGGTCTGATCGTCGCGGCCCTCAACGGCTTGTCGCTGTGGTGGCTGGGCGTGCCGATGGCGGTTACCTGGGCGCTGCTGGCCTTCGTCACCAACTACATCCCCAATATCGGCTTCGTGATCGGGGTGATCCCGCCCGCGATCCTGGCGCTGGTGGACTCCGGCCCCTGGACCGCCCTGTGGGTGGTGGTGATCTACTCGGTTACCAATTTCGTGATCCAGTCGATCATCCAGCCCAAGTTCACCGGCGACGCCGTGGGCCTGAACCTGACCACCACCTTCCTGTCCCTGGTGTTCTGGTCCTCGGTGATCGGCGCCCTGGGCACGATCCTGGCGGTCCCGCTGACCCTGTTCGTCAAGGCGCTGTTCATCGACTCCGACCCCCGCTCCGCCTGGGTGGGCCTGTTCCTGTCCGCCGGGGACTCGCCGGACCTGGTCACCGAGTCCCGGCCCTCCGAGCTGGCCGCCCGAGACCTGGACGGCGACGACGTCGAGAGCCTGGACGCCGCGCAGCGCAGGCGTGTGGAGGGAGTGGCCCGGGAGGTCGCCCGCACCACGGCGGCCGCCGCCACCGGCAAGGCGCTGCGCCCGCGACAAGAGCGTGACACTGAGACGGCGGGCGCAGGCAGGAAGGGGGCGGGCGCTGAGGGGCGGCCCCGCAGCCGCTCCGGGAAGCCCGGTAAGGAGTCCTCCCGGCAGGGCAAGGACTGAGCAGGGCGGGGCCTGAGCGGGACGCTCCCGGATGCGGCGGGAGCGCCCGGATGCGTCCCGCTGGCAGGCACGTACCAAGCGGCCGCACGTGCGGTAGCCGGGGCCTGCAGGTGGCGCCCCGCTGTCTCCCCGGGCCGCTGAGGCCATCACTTTCCCTTGAAACGCCAGGAAATGTTGATTTAGGTACCCCCTGAATCAACACGGTTTGGCGTTCTGGGAGGAAGCGTGACGGTTTAGGCCTCAGGCCTGGCGGTAGCAGCCCTGGTAGACGCAGTCGAAGGGCGCGTTGCCGTGCATCCGGTGCGTGATCGCCGAGACCACGACCTCCTTGGCGGTACGGGCCGCCTCCAGGGGCGTGGCGCCCTTGGCCAGCTCGGCGGTGATGGCGGCGGCCAAGGTGCAGCCCGCCCCGGAGACGCGCTCGCGGCCGATGGCCGGGACCTCCAGCACCTCCAGGTCGCTGCCGTCGTAGAAGACGTCCAGGGCGGTGCCGGTGTCCAGCAGGGTGCCGGCCTTGGCCAGCACATTGGGCACGCCCTGGTCGTGGATGCGCTTGGCGGCGTCCTTGAGCTGGGCCACCGAGGTGATCTCCTCCATGCCGGAGAGCACCTGGGACTCGAACAGGTTAGGGGTGGTGATGGTTGCCAGGGGCAGCACCTGCTCGCGCAGGGCGTTGTCGATGTCCAGCGCGGCCCCGGGCTCCTGCCCCTTGCAGATCAGCACCGGGTCCACCACGACCTGGGGGAAGCGGTACTGCTTGAGGGCCTGCGCCGTCGCCTCGATGGTGGGGACGGTCCCCAGCATGCCGATCTTCACGGCGTCGACCTGCCCGTGTACACCGACGGCGGCCTCCACCTGGTCGGTGAGCACCTGCGGGTCGATGGGTACGAAGCGGTGGTCGAAGCCCTGCTTGGGGTCGAAGGACACGATGCAGGTCAGGGCCACGCAACCGAACACGCCCAGCTGCGTGAAGGTCCGTAGGTCGGTCTGTGCGCCGGCACCGCCAGAGGCCTCCGAGCCCGCGATGGCCAGGGTGATAGGGGTTCGCTGATTCGTCATGCGGCCACTGTGCCCTGAACCGGGGCCGGACCGCCAGTTGGCCCACCTGTTGGTGACGCCTTGCTGCCTCCAGGCGTCTGCCAGGCCCACCCACCTGCTACTAACTGCTAATTTAGGCTAAATTAGCAGTTAGTAGCAGGTGCCTGTGGGGCGGAGCCTGCTCGCAGGTGGACGACGCCGCCGTCGCCGCCCAGGTACCGGCAGCCAGCGTGCCAGCCGGTGCCGCAAGATCCCCCGAACCCCTCCCGTGGCAGGCGCAGATCGGTCACTATGGAAGCATGACTGTGAGCCGCGACACCCAGACCACGCCTGCCGCACCCACCTGGGGGGC
It encodes:
- a CDS encoding AI-2E family transporter, whose translation is MTVRTRRPVVPDVPSPRSQGESIATVMAMLTVAAVGVYFVRSLIGPAFFALTLVITVRPMVSWLVRRHVPRLLAATLALASIFAFVMAMFVALGVAVAQLVDTLPGYSERFQQLWGQVLRHLVKVGVDQDTLLKQLSSMIDTQKAVSLAQELLVQLSSMGSILTLLALTVAFIIFDTSRIEGRTAALVELKPGLASALADFAQSVRSYWMVSTIFGLIVAALNGLSLWWLGVPMAVTWALLAFVTNYIPNIGFVIGVIPPAILALVDSGPWTALWVVVIYSVTNFVIQSIIQPKFTGDAVGLNLTTTFLSLVFWSSVIGALGTILAVPLTLFVKALFIDSDPRSAWVGLFLSAGDSPDLVTESRPSELAARDLDGDDVESLDAAQRRRVEGVAREVARTTAAAATGKALRPRQERDTETAGAGRKGAGAEGRPRSRSGKPGKESSRQGKD
- a CDS encoding hydroxymethylpyrimidine/phosphomethylpyrimidine kinase; the protein is MTNQRTPITLAIAGSEASGGAGAQTDLRTFTQLGVFGCVALTCIVSFDPKQGFDHRFVPIDPQVLTDQVEAAVGVHGQVDAVKIGMLGTVPTIEATAQALKQYRFPQVVVDPVLICKGQEPGAALDIDNALREQVLPLATITTPNLFESQVLSGMEEITSVAQLKDAAKRIHDQGVPNVLAKAGTLLDTGTALDVFYDGSDLEVLEVPAIGRERVSGAGCTLAAAITAELAKGATPLEAARTAKEVVVSAITHRMHGNAPFDCVYQGCYRQA